CGACGCCGCAAAGCAGGAGATCCTGCCGCGCTTTCGCAAGCTGGGCGACGAGGATGTGGCGGAAAAGACCGAGGCCAGCGACCTCGTCACCATTGCCGATACCGCCGCGGAGCGGGTGATCAAGGCCGGCATCGAGAAGATCCTGCCGGAAGCCGTCTTCATCGGCGAGGAGGGCGTCGCCGCCGATCCGTCGCTGCTTGACAAGCTGAAGGATGCCGAGCTTGCCGTGGTCGTCGATCCGATCGACGGCACGTTCAACTTTGCCCACGGCATCTCCGCTTTTGGCGTCATGGTCGCGGTCGTCTCCAGGGGCGAGACGGTGGCCGGTCTGATCTACGATCCGATGGGCGATGATTTCATGATCGCGGAAAAGGGCGGCGGCACATGGCTGAAGCGGGCCGACGGCTCGTCGAGCCGGATGAAGGTTGCCGCTCCCGTCGCGCTTCCGGAAATGCTTGGCACGGCCTCGGTCGCCTTCATGCCGAACGAGAAGCGGGCCAAGCTGATGGCGAACACCGTGAAGCTGCGCTTTGCCGCAAGCTACCGCTGCGCGGCGGTGGAATACCGAGCCTTTGCCGCCGGCGGCCTGCATTTCATCACCTATTTTAAGCTGATGCCCTGGGACCATTTGGCCGGCGTGCTGATCGGCCAGGAGGCGGGCGGCTACATCGCCCGCTATGACGGCTCGCCCTACCGTCCCGACCACCTCGACGGCGGCATTCTCGGCGCGCCGGACGAGGAGAGCTGGCGGGAGCTGCGGGAGAAGGTCTTCACGCTTTAGCAAATTTCGATCCGCCTGGTCCGGTGTATCGCGAAAGCATTGCTAAACGGCATGATTTATGTTGATATCAACATAAATCATGCCGTTGCGAGGAGGACCGGAGATGACTGATGGATTGATACCTGCCGAGGAACTGGCGGGCAGGAACAAGGCGCGCTTCCCGAACGAGAGCGAAGCCTATCGCGAGGCGCGCAATGCGCTTCTGGTGGAGGAGATCAGGCTGAGGCGTCAAAATGAGGCCGTCGCGGCGCTGCGCCGGCAATTGCCGGCGGGCGGCGAGGTTCCGCGCGACTATCCCTTTGTCGGGCCGTCAGGCGAGGTGACCCTTTCCAGCCTGTTCGGCGACAAGGACACGCTGGTCATCTACAGTTTCATGTTCGGGCCGCAGCGCGCGGCTCCGTGCCCCATGTGCACATCTCTGATCGCCGCCTGGGAGGGCAAGATCGAGGATTTCCGGCAGCGCGTCAGCGTGGCCGTCGTCGCGCGTTCGCCGATCGAACGGCTGCTGCAATGGAAGATCGACCGAGGCTGGAAGCAGATCCCGTTCTATTCGGATACGGAAGGGGCCTACACGCGCACCTATGTCAGCGCCGAGGATGGGGACCAGCCGGGCTTTGCGGTGTTCACGCGACGCGACGGGACGATCCATCATTTCTGGAGCGAGGAAATGACCAATGACATGGCCGATCCGGGCCAGGACCCGCGCGGGGCGGACGAGATGGACCCGCTCTGGGTTTTGCTTGACCTGACGCCCGAAGGCAGGGGAGCGGACTGGTATCCGAGCCTCTCCTATTGCGGCTGCTCCGCCGGGAACGGCGGTTAGACCGCCGTACATCCATTCGGACGGAAAAAAGACGGTCTAACCTTTTGAAACGACGCTTCCGGGAAAACCGGTATCCACTTTTCCCGGAAGCGCTTTCGTTCATTGTCATGGCGCAACCGAGGCTGAAAACATGTCTCAGTGCCGCAATTGTGCAAGCGCCGTCAGACTTCGGGGTTATGCGGCTGCATCAGCTTGCCTTTTTCCGCAATCAGCGTGAAGCCGAGGGCGATGACGCCGAAGATGAAGAAACCGGCGATCATCGGCGTCGTTGTGCCGTTGAAGGAAAGGCCGATCACCGCCCCGAGCAGCGCTGAGCCTGCCGTGCTGGCGAAGCCGAGGATCGAGGACGCCGCGCCCGCCACATGGCCGAGCGGCTCCATCGCCAGCGCGTTGAAGTTCGGCGCGATCCAGCCGAACTGGAACCAGGCGATGGCGAAGATGACGTAGAAGACGAAGAACGGCATGGCGCCGGCAAACATCAGGTCGATCGCCAGCCAGACGCCGTTGGTCACAACGAAGCCGATCAACGCGCCGTGCGAAAGCCTGCGCATGCCGATCCTGCCGACAATCCGCGAATTGGCGAGCGAGGAACCCGCCATGATGATGCCGATGCCGGCAAAGGCGAGGGGGAACAGCGTGCCGAGCCCGTAGATGTCGACATAGACCTGCTGCGCCGAGGTCACGAAGCCGAAGATGCAGGCCATGATGAAGGTGGTCGCAAGCGTGTAGAACAGCGCAACGCGGTTGCTCAGCACATAGGCGAAACTGTGCAGCACCGCCTTCGGCGTCAGTTCGATCACGTCTTCGGGGTGCTGGGTTTCCGGCAGGCGGAACGTGACCCAGAAGAAATTGCCGAGCGCTGCGAGCCCGAGGAACACGAAGACCAGATGCCAGTCGCCGAACAGCATGATCGTCTGGCCGATCGACGGCGCGATCACCGGAATGATCATGAAGACCATCATGATCAGCGACATGATCTCGGCCATCTTGCGGCCGCCGTAAAGGTCGCGCACGACCGCGACGGAGATGACGCGGGTTGCCGCCGCACCGAGCCCCTGACAGAAGCGCACCACAAGCATCATGGTGAAGCTTGGTACGAAGGCACAGAAAACCGCGCCGATGAAATAGATCACCAGGCCGACAAGCAGCGGCAGCTTGCGCCCGAACCGGTCCGCCAGAGGGCCATAGGCAAGCTGCGCCACGCCGAAGCCCAGCACATAGGACGTGATGATGAACTGATGCTGGTTTTCGGCCTCGACGCCGAGGCTGGCGCCGATCTGCTTGAGGCCCGGCAGCATGATATCGATGGCCAGCGCGTTGAGCGCCATCAGCCCCGCCATCATCGCGACCAGCTCCCATTTGCCGGGCGCCTTGCGCACCAGAGGTCCCGCACTTTGTAATGTCTCTGTCACAACAATTAATCCTGAAAGCAAAATAAGGCGCCGCATGCGCGACGCCCGTTCCTGAAGGTCTGCAAAATGCTGTCCGGGCAGCCGCATGGGCGCCTGCCCGTCGGGAAAAACCCTGCCGGTGACCGGCGCCTATGCCGCGCCGCGCACCGCCACGCCCTTGGAGGACAGATGTTCCTGCAGCTCTCCGGCCTGAAACATCTCGCGCACGATATCGCAGCCGCCGACGAACTCGCCCTTCACGTAAAGCTGGGGAATGGTCGGCCAGTTGGAATAATCCTTGATTCCCTGGCGCAGATCGCCGTCGGCCAGCACGTTGATGCCTTTGTAGTCGACGCCGAGATAGTCGAGAATCTGCACGACCTGTCCGGAGAAACCGCACTGCGGAAACTGCGGGGTTCCCTTCATGAAGACGACGACGTCGTTCCCGTCGACTTCGCTTTTGATGTAGGTGTTGATGTCACTCATGGGCAATCCTTTCACATACGGGTTCAAGGTCCGCAGCGTTTATTTGCTTTCAGCATATAATCGATCGATTGACAACCGCCAAGTCCAAAGCATGTGAAACCGGCAGAAATCAATCATTGCCGGCATTCATCGTAAACCGCCGGCGGGCTCCGCTATTGCGGAGCCGATGTCTGAAGGGCCAGCGCATGCAGCACGCCGCCCATATTCCCCTTCAGGGCGTCGTAGACCATCTGATGCTGCTGCACCCTGGTCTTGCCCCTGAAGCTTTCCGACACGACCTCGGCGGCGAAATGATCGCCGTCGCCCGCCAGATCCCTGATCGTGACCGTGGCGTCGGGAATGGCTGCCTTGATCATGTCTTCGATTTCGCCCGCGCTCATTGCCATGCTCAGTGCTCCTCGTTTGCCGCCGGTTCTTCCGCCGACGGGCCGTTGCCGCCTGCCGCGGACATGAAGCGAGGGAACCACATTTCGTGGGTCTCGCGCAACTCCCCGACGGAGAGGGAAATGAGATCATCGATCTCGAGCGCGTC
This window of the Martelella lutilitoris genome carries:
- a CDS encoding inositol monophosphatase family protein codes for the protein MNLTSETLDAIAGLMRDAAKQEILPRFRKLGDEDVAEKTEASDLVTIADTAAERVIKAGIEKILPEAVFIGEEGVAADPSLLDKLKDAELAVVVDPIDGTFNFAHGISAFGVMVAVVSRGETVAGLIYDPMGDDFMIAEKGGGTWLKRADGSSSRMKVAAPVALPEMLGTASVAFMPNEKRAKLMANTVKLRFAASYRCAAVEYRAFAAGGLHFITYFKLMPWDHLAGVLIGQEAGGYIARYDGSPYRPDHLDGGILGAPDEESWRELREKVFTL
- a CDS encoding DUF899 family protein: MTDGLIPAEELAGRNKARFPNESEAYREARNALLVEEIRLRRQNEAVAALRRQLPAGGEVPRDYPFVGPSGEVTLSSLFGDKDTLVIYSFMFGPQRAAPCPMCTSLIAAWEGKIEDFRQRVSVAVVARSPIERLLQWKIDRGWKQIPFYSDTEGAYTRTYVSAEDGDQPGFAVFTRRDGTIHHFWSEEMTNDMADPGQDPRGADEMDPLWVLLDLTPEGRGADWYPSLSYCGCSAGNGG
- a CDS encoding multidrug effflux MFS transporter, which gives rise to MTETLQSAGPLVRKAPGKWELVAMMAGLMALNALAIDIMLPGLKQIGASLGVEAENQHQFIITSYVLGFGVAQLAYGPLADRFGRKLPLLVGLVIYFIGAVFCAFVPSFTMMLVVRFCQGLGAAATRVISVAVVRDLYGGRKMAEIMSLIMMVFMIIPVIAPSIGQTIMLFGDWHLVFVFLGLAALGNFFWVTFRLPETQHPEDVIELTPKAVLHSFAYVLSNRVALFYTLATTFIMACIFGFVTSAQQVYVDIYGLGTLFPLAFAGIGIIMAGSSLANSRIVGRIGMRRLSHGALIGFVVTNGVWLAIDLMFAGAMPFFVFYVIFAIAWFQFGWIAPNFNALAMEPLGHVAGAASSILGFASTAGSALLGAVIGLSFNGTTTPMIAGFFIFGVIALGFTLIAEKGKLMQPHNPEV
- the grxD gene encoding Grx4 family monothiol glutaredoxin — translated: MSDINTYIKSEVDGNDVVVFMKGTPQFPQCGFSGQVVQILDYLGVDYKGINVLADGDLRQGIKDYSNWPTIPQLYVKGEFVGGCDIVREMFQAGELQEHLSSKGVAVRGAA
- a CDS encoding BolA/IbaG family iron-sulfur metabolism protein encodes the protein MAMSAGEIEDMIKAAIPDATVTIRDLAGDGDHFAAEVVSESFRGKTRVQQHQMVYDALKGNMGGVLHALALQTSAPQ